In Aurantimicrobium minutum, the DNA window CTCAACCTCACCCGCGCAAGTCTGGATGCCAGTACAAAGTACCCGTGGCCTGAACAACAGGCGGTCATTGACCCCACCGGTCGGGCAAAGTTTGGTTTCTATGCCGATGATTTTGATGTCTTTGCGTGGATGCGCGCAGATGCACCGGATAAACAACGCTGCATAGAGGCTCAGGTCATGGACCTTAGCGATGACATAGCCTATTCCGTGCACGACTTTGAGGATGCCATCTTCAACGGATATGTGGATGCGGGAGAGCTGGGTGCTCGCGTCAACCATGATGAACTGGTCGATTCCATGTTTGAGTGGATTGGGGGCGAGTTCTCTCACGATGAGCTCATCGCTGCCTTTGATCGACTCGATAACTTGGATGTGTGGGTGGACACCTGGGATGGTTCACGTATTGCCCAGGCCAAACTGAAAAACCTCACGAGCCAGCTCATTGGACGATTTGCGCATGCAGCTGTTCATGCCACCCGTGAGGCGTATCCTCAGCAGAGCTTGGTGCGTTTTGGTGGAAACGTCATTGTTCCCGATGTGGTGCGTGCAGAGATTGCTGTGCTTAAGGGAATCGTTGCCGCTTTCGTGATGACCACTAATTCACGCCAGCCTGTCTACACCCAACAGCGCGAAGTGCTCACAGATTTGTGCAACACCCTTTATGAGCGTGGGCCAGAATCGATGGACCGTCACTTCGCCGACGACTGGAACGGCACAACGGATGAGGCAGTGCGCCGCCGCATTGTGGTTGACCAGGTTGCGAGCTTGACTGATCAATCAGCTTTCGCTTGGCACAACCGTCTGTGTGGGGGAAACAACTCCGTGACGGTGGTGTCCTAATGGCTGGCCGTATTCGTCAAGCAGATGTCGAAGAACTCAAGCAACGTGTCAACATTGCTGATGTCATCGGTGACTATGTGAGCTTGAAATCCGCTGGTGTGGGTTCCATGAAAGGTCTGTGTCCTTTCCATGATGAACGCTCACCCAGCTTTCATGTGCGCCCCACGGTGGGATACTTTCACTGCTTTGGATGCGGTGAATCAGGTGATGTCTACACATTCGTGCAGAAAATGGACCACCTCAGCTTCACGGAATCCATTGAACGCTTGGCTCAGCGCATCAACTTTGAACTTCACTATGAAGAGGGTTCAGGTAAGTCTCAAGAGACAGGCAACCGAACACGCATCTTGGCAGCCAATACCGCGGCTGCAGAGTTTTATGTTGCTCAGTTGGCCACACCTGGTGCTGCTGCAGGGCGAAAGTTTTTGGGTGAGCGCGGTTTCGATAAAGCTGCCGCGGAACGTTTTGGTATTGGCTTCGCTCCCAAAGCATGGAACGAGCTTCGTGATCACCTCAAGACCAAAGGCTTCACGGAAGAAGAAATGTTGCAAGCGGGGTTGCTCTCGCAAGGAGACAAGGGTGTTTATGACCGCTTTCGCGGTCGAGTGATCTGGCCTATTCGCGATGTCACCGGTCAAACGATTGGTTTTGGCGCGCGCAAACTCTTTGACGATGACCAGGGCCCAAAGTATTTGAATACTCCAGATACCCCTGTCTATCACAAGCAACAGGTGCTTTACGGGCTTGATCTCGCCAAGCGCGATGTCTCTAAGTCGCGCCGTGTTGTCGTGGTGGAAGGTTACACCGACGTGATGGCTGCGCACCTTTCTGGGGTGACCACTGCAGTAGCCACCTGTGGAACGAGTTTCGGCGTGGAACACATTAAACTCATTCGCCGCATCATGGGAGATGATTCAGGTCTGGGTGAAGTGATTTTCACCTTCGACCCCGACGCTGCAGGGCAGAAAGCTGCCATGCGCGCTTTTGCTGAAGAACAACGATTTGCTGCACAAACCTTTGTAGCGGTTGCCCCAGATGGCCTCGACCCCTGCGATCTGCGTCTTGCTCAAGGAGAGCAGGCCGTTCGGGATTTGATGGATTCGAAAATCCCCATGTTCGAGTTTGTAATGAGGCAAATGCTTAGCAACTATAACCTCGACACTGTCGAGGGTCGTGTTGCTGCACTGCGTGAGGCAGCGCCCGTGGTGGCAGATATCAGGGACTCTGCGCTTCGTCCGGGTTACACACGAGAACTTGCACGCTTGACCGGTGTTGACGTGTCAGAGGCGCAGGTTGCTGTCTCTAACGCCGTTAAAGCCTCACGATCAAAAGGTATGCAGACAACCTCAGAGGGCGCACGCACAGGTTATGCCGGAACTCCCACAGCCAGACCTGTTCCAGCTGGTTCTGAGCAACCAGAAGCTTCTGCAGAGAGTGTCCCCGAAGGCCCCCGCGTCTTTGAGCTGAAGAATGATCCGTCAACGCGTCTTGAACGTGAAGCATTGATGGCTCTGATTCAATTCCCCGAATTGGTCGGCAGTGACCTAGCTGCGGATGCAGTCCAATCGGCCATTCTTGACCCCAACTTGGCCACCGTTCGAGACGCAATCGGGGCAAACATCAACGAGCTGGGTGGGGAGACTTGGCTGGATAGGATTCAGAACGATCTTCCTCAGCACTTTAAGCCATTGGTAACTCAGCTTGCTGTGGCGCCACTTCCGCAAAAAAATGAGGACCAAACCCAGACTTATTGTCGTGGTGTGGTTGTCTCCCTCATTGAACGTGACCTGGTTCGTCGCAAATCTGAACTAGTCGGGCGTTTGCAGCGAACTAGCGTTGACCAGGGTGAAATCAGTCGCGAGATTCAACGTGAACTTTTGGAATTAGAAACCAAACGTCGCCAACTGCGTGAGGACTAGTCGATGAAAATTCGTCAGAAAGACTGCGTGTGTGAAATTCCTCAGCATGCTGCTGTCCTCGGTGATGAACGTGCGTCAAATGCAGCTCCACGTGTTGAGTCTGGACCGATTGCTGTGCTTCCTGAATCTCACGATGATTCAACCCGTGGTGGCAGTGAAGTCTTTCGCTCTGCAGTCAGTGACGCCGGGGGAGTTATTACTGAACTGAATGAGAACACTCGGGGTTTGATTTGGCTCTCCTATAAGAAATCTGCCGAGCTGGGAGAAGTTCTTGCTTCTAACCCACAATTGACCTGGGTCCAACTGCCGTGGGCAGGTGTAGATGCTTATGCGGATGTATTAGCGGCCTCTGCCAGACCGGGACTTGTTTTCACGAGTGCAAAGGGTTCCTATGCGCAGCCAGTCGCAGAACACGCACTCGGCATGACCTTGGCCTTGATGCGTCTGTTCCCGCGTAGAGCGCGGGCTCAAAGTTGGGATGCTGTCCCCAAAGGTATCTCGCTCTATCGGAAGAACGTCACCATTATTGGTGCCGGTGGCATCGCCCGTGAACTCATTCGCCTTTTGCAGCCTTTTGATGTTCGGATCACCATAGTTCGTCGTTCTGCAGGCCAAGTTCCAGGTGCATTCAGCACGGTGACGACAGACCGGCTGAAGAAAGTTCTCCCTGAATCTGACGTTGTCATTATTGCCGCTGCACTCACACCCGACACCACACATCTCATAGGAGCGCAAGAGTTGGCGCTGATGAAACCTAGCGCAGTGCTCATCAATATCGCGCGAGGCCCTTTAGTCGACTCGGCAGCTCTGGTAGAAGCGCTGAACCAGGAGCGTATTCTCGGTGCTGCCATGGATGTAACCGAGCCCGAACCCCTGCCAGATGGGCATCCTTTGTGGAGTGCGCGTAACGTGTTGATTACCCCGCATATGGCCGACACTCCAGATATGACGGCACCCTTATTAGCTGATCGAATCTCTACGAACGTTGCCGCTTTCCTTTCTGGAGAGCCATTCGTGGGAGTTGTTGATACTGAGGCTGGTTACTAAATTCTGCATCTCTGGGGCGGTTTTTTGCCTTCTTAGATTTGGGGTAATATAAATACGCCTCACAGCAATCCCCGATAGCTCAATTGGCAGAGCAACGCACTGTTAATGCGTAGGTTCATGGTTCGAGTCCATGTCGGGGAGCTAAGCCCCTGGTCCTCCACGACCAGGGGCTTTTTACTTCTCACAGACCGCATAAGCTGTGGGTGTTGGCAAAAACTGGAGGCACTGTGGCATTTACTGTCGCTGAAAAGCGTGCCTTGAGAACTGGTATTTCTGTCGGCATCGCGGTAGCTACCTATGGAGTCTCTTTTGGGGCGTTGAGCGTCGCGGCGGGCTTAGACATTTGGCAAACCTGTTTCTTGAGTCTTGTTCTGTTTTCTGGTGGGTCACAGTTTGCTGTGATTGGCATTCTTGCAACCGGAGGAGCGAGTTCAGGAATTCCTGCGGTCGCTTCCAGCACTTTCCTTGCCTTACGCAACGGCATTTACTCCATGAGGGTCGCTCCCATTGTGGGAGAGGTGCCACTGTGGAAACGTCTGGCTGCTGCTCAAATCACTATTGATGAATCAACTGCTGTGGCGATAGCTCAAGAGGAGAAAAGCGCGCAGCGTGTGGGATTTTGGGCAACCGGTATAGCTATTTATATCGGCTGGAATCTGGCCACTTTTGCCGGTGCACTTTTAGGTAATTTAGTTGGCGATGTCAGCCGTTTTGGACTCGACGCAGTTGCGGCGGCTGCCTTTGTGGGCTTGTTGTGGCCCCGATTGCAGCAGCTCCAGGCTGCCGCTGTAGCAATGATCTCAGCCGTTTTGGCAGCATTCCTCATCCCGTTGACCCCACCGGGGGTACCGGTACTAGCTGCTGCAGTGGTTGCTGTGGTTTTTGGCTTGACAAACTGGATACATCGAGAAACAGCTGCAGATGCCCAGACAACTCAGCCTGATGACTTGCCA includes these proteins:
- a CDS encoding deoxyguanosinetriphosphate triphosphohydrolase — translated: MSDHHVETATIPTVTAGYSEFDAERMLEETHSSRRSDFARDRARLLHSSALRRLSAKTQVLSPTAGLDFARNRLTHSLEVAQVGREIAGRLRLDPDVVDTASLAHDIGHPPFGHNGEKALNSWSSDIGGFEGNAQTLRLLTRLEPKVFGTDGRSFGLNLTRASLDASTKYPWPEQQAVIDPTGRAKFGFYADDFDVFAWMRADAPDKQRCIEAQVMDLSDDIAYSVHDFEDAIFNGYVDAGELGARVNHDELVDSMFEWIGGEFSHDELIAAFDRLDNLDVWVDTWDGSRIAQAKLKNLTSQLIGRFAHAAVHATREAYPQQSLVRFGGNVIVPDVVRAEIAVLKGIVAAFVMTTNSRQPVYTQQREVLTDLCNTLYERGPESMDRHFADDWNGTTDEAVRRRIVVDQVASLTDQSAFAWHNRLCGGNNSVTVVS
- the dnaG gene encoding DNA primase; this encodes MAGRIRQADVEELKQRVNIADVIGDYVSLKSAGVGSMKGLCPFHDERSPSFHVRPTVGYFHCFGCGESGDVYTFVQKMDHLSFTESIERLAQRINFELHYEEGSGKSQETGNRTRILAANTAAAEFYVAQLATPGAAAGRKFLGERGFDKAAAERFGIGFAPKAWNELRDHLKTKGFTEEEMLQAGLLSQGDKGVYDRFRGRVIWPIRDVTGQTIGFGARKLFDDDQGPKYLNTPDTPVYHKQQVLYGLDLAKRDVSKSRRVVVVEGYTDVMAAHLSGVTTAVATCGTSFGVEHIKLIRRIMGDDSGLGEVIFTFDPDAAGQKAAMRAFAEEQRFAAQTFVAVAPDGLDPCDLRLAQGEQAVRDLMDSKIPMFEFVMRQMLSNYNLDTVEGRVAALREAAPVVADIRDSALRPGYTRELARLTGVDVSEAQVAVSNAVKASRSKGMQTTSEGARTGYAGTPTARPVPAGSEQPEASAESVPEGPRVFELKNDPSTRLEREALMALIQFPELVGSDLAADAVQSAILDPNLATVRDAIGANINELGGETWLDRIQNDLPQHFKPLVTQLAVAPLPQKNEDQTQTYCRGVVVSLIERDLVRRKSELVGRLQRTSVDQGEISREIQRELLELETKRRQLRED
- a CDS encoding D-isomer specific 2-hydroxyacid dehydrogenase family protein; its protein translation is MKIRQKDCVCEIPQHAAVLGDERASNAAPRVESGPIAVLPESHDDSTRGGSEVFRSAVSDAGGVITELNENTRGLIWLSYKKSAELGEVLASNPQLTWVQLPWAGVDAYADVLAASARPGLVFTSAKGSYAQPVAEHALGMTLALMRLFPRRARAQSWDAVPKGISLYRKNVTIIGAGGIARELIRLLQPFDVRITIVRRSAGQVPGAFSTVTTDRLKKVLPESDVVIIAAALTPDTTHLIGAQELALMKPSAVLINIARGPLVDSAALVEALNQERILGAAMDVTEPEPLPDGHPLWSARNVLITPHMADTPDMTAPLLADRISTNVAAFLSGEPFVGVVDTEAGY
- a CDS encoding AzlC family ABC transporter permease; the encoded protein is MAFTVAEKRALRTGISVGIAVATYGVSFGALSVAAGLDIWQTCFLSLVLFSGGSQFAVIGILATGGASSGIPAVASSTFLALRNGIYSMRVAPIVGEVPLWKRLAAAQITIDESTAVAIAQEEKSAQRVGFWATGIAIYIGWNLATFAGALLGNLVGDVSRFGLDAVAAAAFVGLLWPRLQQLQAAAVAMISAVLAAFLIPLTPPGVPVLAAAVVAVVFGLTNWIHRETAADAQTTQPDDLPEPGDTPGYHPDHGQVKP